A segment of the Parasynechococcus marenigrum WH 8102 genome:
GTCGAGAGCTGCGATAGGCCTGCTCATCAGCCATCGCTTGATCGGCATTTTCCCAGGGGAAGAGCAACCACTCAGGACTGTCCACCACCTCAGCGGCATGCCACCAAAGCGGTGGGGTTTTACTCACCCAAACTGCGAAGGATGCTTGAGGAAACTGCAAACGCAGTGTCTCAAGCGTTCGTCCAGTCTCATAAACGTCATCGACGACCAGAGCATCAGGCTCTGGGGACTGCAGCAGTGGCAGATCCATGGCATGACTCAGGGCCACCGCAAGACAGAGTCCGCCACGGGGCACTCCGTACACACCCGTGAGGTCTCGACTCCTCGCCCTGACGGCCAGAAGAGCCACTGCATCGTCGAATTGCTGCCAGCTCAGCACCCTCATGATCGGACAATGGCATCGATCGGCAGTGATGGCCCATGACCAGCGACATTCCGCCTCAAGAACAAACCCGCAAATGGTTTCGTAGTCATTTACTCAACCGTGAGGTGGAACTTCAAGAGCTTTACGACCTTCCTCAGGGGGATCTGGACCTTCTGATGGCAGAAACAGCCGAGATCCGCTCAGACACTGAAAACCGCTCACGCAGCCATGGGCGCTGGTGCACCGCTGGCTACGTTCTTGAATTGGCTCGGATCATTGATGCACGCCGAGCCTGATATCAAGCTGCCTTGAGATAAATCTTTCGTCCACGTGTGTCCAAGCGATACTTACCTCCACGAGGTCCGATGTGAATGGCATCGGAATCAGCCGGTGACGACAAGGAAATGACAGGTGGCAAAGGGATTTGTGGAATGTCCACAGTCACCCTGGGCTTAAAAATGTTGCGCCCGGTTTTCAGGTAGAGAAAAGTTGCGATACGCATTGCCCACTCTCCTATTGAATGAGATCTCTATTCATTATCCAGCGGTGTCAATGGCTAAGGGCGCGACGGTAAATCATGCATCTCAGTCACGCCATGCCACGCAGTCTATTCAAACTCAAAAAATCGACAAACTGATTAATCGTAATCAGATTAATCAGAACCCAATAAAAATCACTCGCCGATATTGTTCACTGCATCCTTTGATTTCGCCAGAATATCACCCCGTAAAGGAACAAAACCAAGCCGTGGAGCCACATTCTGCGCCTCATCGCTCAACATGAAATTGAACACATCCTTGATGGTTGCAGCATCGGGGCCATTGCCCCTTTCATAAGCCAACACCCAGGTGAGTGTGGCGATTGGATAGGCACCAGCTGCTGATGGATTCGGGTTCTCACCAGCCAAATTTTGATCGAGGGTGATCTGATTCAAGGCAATGGCACCTGCCTCAACGCTTGGCTTGACGAACTCCCCTGCCAGATTCTGCAACGCAGCTGCTTTGATCGAACCACGGATATACGACTGATTGAGATAACCGATGGCCCCTTCCCGCTTCTTGATCACAGCCGCAACACCAGCATTGCCCTTGGCACCAACACCACTGGGCCAATTCACCGCTTTACCGGTTCCCAAGGTCCAGGCCGAGGAAAAGGCCGCCATCGAACTGGTGAAGGCCTTGGTGGTTCCAGAGCCATCGGATCGGTGCACCCAAGAAATCGGACCGGGGTCGCAACCCAACTCCGACC
Coding sequences within it:
- a CDS encoding phosphoribosyltransferase; the protein is MRVLSWQQFDDAVALLAVRARSRDLTGVYGVPRGGLCLAVALSHAMDLPLLQSPEPDALVVDDVYETGRTLETLRLQFPQASFAVWVSKTPPLWWHAAEVVDSPEWLLFPWENADQAMADEQAYRSSRR
- the pstS gene encoding phosphate ABC transporter substrate-binding protein PstS — protein: MNNLIRPSVVSGAVLLLSLSGSAFASGRITGAGATFPAQIYQRWFGMLAGNDGPMVNYQAIGSGSGRKAYLDQTVNFGASDDPMISRDRRKVKRGVVQIPMIGGTIAFGYNKSGCELKLTQEQAVKVAMSAIKDWSELGCDPGPISWVHRSDGSGTTKAFTSSMAAFSSAWTLGTGKAVNWPSGVGAKGNAGVAAVIKKREGAIGYLNQSYIRGSIKAAALQNLAGEFVKPSVEAGAIALNQITLDQNLAGENPNPSAAGAYPIATLTWVLAYERGNGPDAATIKDVFNFMLSDEAQNVAPRLGFVPLRGDILAKSKDAVNNIGE